A DNA window from Bacillus andreraoultii contains the following coding sequences:
- a CDS encoding helix-turn-helix domain-containing protein translates to MNYGKRLKELRERKKLSQQQLADSLNINRSTYARYELAQTQPDFETLQKLADFYEVSTDYLLGREENKVNVAGQEINLTPEEYKVFEVLKKHPVLFHDLASDPEKKIKELIKLYQVKKMFLEEDEEEYGDGFGEFDD, encoded by the coding sequence ATGAATTATGGTAAAAGGCTAAAAGAGTTAAGAGAAAGAAAAAAATTGTCGCAACAACAACTTGCTGATAGCTTGAATATCAATCGTTCTACATATGCACGATATGAATTGGCGCAAACTCAACCAGATTTTGAAACTTTGCAAAAATTAGCAGATTTCTATGAGGTATCAACCGACTACCTCCTAGGAAGAGAAGAAAACAAAGTAAATGTTGCCGGTCAAGAAATCAACCTCACCCCAGAAGAGTACAAAGTCTTTGAAGTGCTAAAGAAACATCCGGTTCTCTTCCATGATCTTGCTTCGGACCCGGAGAAAAAGATTAAAGAACTGATTAAGTTATACCAAGTGAAAAAGATGTTCTTAGAGGAAGACGAAGAAGAATACGGAGACGGATTTGGTGAGTTTGATGATTAA
- a CDS encoding YjgN family protein gives MSQANEANREESYFDGGLLQYIGWRILGFLVTVCTLGICLPWSYTMIYRWKIEHTVINGRRLTFNGSAIGLFGNWIKWWFFTVITLGIYGFWVFIKLEKWKTKYTTFA, from the coding sequence ATGAGTCAAGCAAATGAAGCAAACCGCGAAGAGTCGTATTTTGATGGAGGATTGCTCCAATATATTGGTTGGAGGATTCTAGGTTTTTTGGTAACTGTCTGTACTCTTGGGATATGTTTACCGTGGTCTTATACTATGATTTATCGCTGGAAAATTGAGCACACAGTTATTAATGGTAGAAGATTAACGTTTAATGGGTCAGCAATAGGGTTGTTTGGAAATTGGATAAAATGGTGGTTTTTCACAGTCATTACATTAGGAATTTACGGTTTCTGGGTTTTTATCAAATTAGAAAAGTGGAAAACAAAATATACAACATTTGCTTAA
- a CDS encoding inorganic phosphate transporter produces the protein MPLSFTEFTQMLAGNPIMLVTVILTLGVVLVNGWTDAPNAIATCVSTRCMSVRGAIIMAAVMNFLGVTVMTLINSTVAQTIYNMVDFSGNAHDSIVALCAAMVAIVLWATGAWYFGIPTSESHALIAGLTGAAIALQGGLAGVNGHEWAKVIYGLFVSTIMGFGLGYLIVRGINYLFRHAHLQTAEKFFKYAENAAGAGMAFMHGAQDGQKFIGVFLFGIYLSQGVTDTTTFAIPPWVMFLISIVISLGTSIGGYRIIKSVGMDMVKLRRHEGFASDLAGVISLFTASLFGLPVSTTHTKTTAIMGVGASKRLTNVNWNVAKEMVWAWVLTFPGCGVIGYFMAKLFIAIF, from the coding sequence ATGCCACTTTCATTTACTGAATTTACGCAAATGCTTGCTGGAAATCCGATTATGCTTGTAACGGTTATTTTAACATTAGGTGTCGTATTGGTAAACGGTTGGACAGATGCTCCTAATGCGATTGCTACATGTGTATCAACCCGATGTATGAGTGTTCGTGGTGCGATTATTATGGCTGCGGTTATGAATTTTTTAGGTGTAACAGTGATGACTTTAATTAACTCTACTGTTGCACAAACGATTTACAATATGGTTGACTTCAGTGGGAATGCGCATGATAGTATCGTTGCTTTATGCGCTGCGATGGTTGCTATTGTTTTATGGGCTACGGGTGCATGGTATTTTGGAATTCCTACTAGTGAAAGTCATGCATTAATTGCTGGATTAACTGGGGCAGCAATAGCTTTACAAGGGGGACTAGCTGGTGTCAATGGACATGAATGGGCGAAAGTAATTTATGGCCTATTCGTTTCAACAATTATGGGGTTTGGACTCGGTTATTTGATCGTAAGGGGGATAAACTATTTATTTCGTCATGCCCATTTACAAACGGCTGAAAAATTTTTTAAATACGCTGAAAATGCTGCTGGTGCTGGGATGGCCTTTATGCACGGTGCACAAGATGGGCAAAAGTTTATCGGTGTTTTTTTATTTGGTATTTATCTTTCCCAAGGTGTGACAGACACGACAACATTTGCGATTCCACCATGGGTGATGTTTCTTATTAGTATTGTCATTAGTTTAGGAACGAGCATTGGCGGCTACCGTATTATTAAGTCGGTCGGTATGGATATGGTGAAGTTGAGAAGACATGAAGGGTTTGCATCAGATCTTGCCGGTGTCATTTCTCTTTTCACAGCATCCTTGTTTGGACTCCCTGTAAGTACTACCCATACAAAAACGACAGCAATCATGGGCGTTGGTGCTTCGAAACGATTAACGAATGTTAACTGGAATGTGGCTAAAGAAATGGTCTGGGCTTGGGTACTTACATTTCCTGGTTGTGGTGTTATTGGTTATTTCATGGCGAAATTGTTTATCGCGATTTTTTGA
- a CDS encoding helix-turn-helix domain-containing protein, whose amino-acid sequence MAIIVNLDVMLAKRKMSVTELSEKVGITMANISILKNGKAKAIRFSTLEAICKVLDCQPGDLLEYRKDED is encoded by the coding sequence ATGGCGATAATTGTAAATCTCGACGTTATGTTAGCAAAGCGGAAAATGAGTGTAACGGAACTTTCAGAAAAGGTTGGTATTACGATGGCCAATATTTCCATTTTAAAAAATGGAAAAGCAAAGGCAATACGGTTTTCTACTTTAGAAGCAATTTGTAAAGTATTAGATTGTCAACCAGGTGATCTTCTGGAGTATAGAAAAGACGAGGATTAA
- a CDS encoding DUF2975 domain-containing protein, which translates to MSKASTNFLKISVLLIGLAVLLICIFLLPWLANYIANMYPEFAHLQYPILIGVYLTVIPFFIALYEAFRLLRFIERGEAFSELAVFSLGRIKSSAIAIFVLYIVGIIYLITQSALHPSIALVGIVIVFATIVIYVFTTVLQEVLKSALDIKNENDLTI; encoded by the coding sequence ATGTCAAAAGCATCAACTAATTTTCTTAAAATATCAGTGTTACTCATTGGTCTAGCTGTACTGCTCATTTGTATTTTTCTTTTACCATGGTTAGCTAATTATATTGCAAACATGTATCCAGAGTTTGCCCATTTGCAATATCCAATTCTTATCGGAGTTTATCTTACGGTTATTCCGTTTTTTATCGCGCTTTACGAGGCGTTCAGACTACTTCGCTTTATTGAAAGAGGAGAAGCATTTTCGGAGTTAGCGGTTTTTTCTCTAGGTCGAATAAAATCGAGTGCTATTGCAATTTTTGTTTTATACATCGTTGGAATCATTTATCTAATCACTCAAAGCGCCTTACATCCAAGTATTGCCTTAGTTGGAATTGTTATTGTTTTTGCGACGATTGTCATCTATGTGTTTACAACAGTACTCCAAGAGGTATTAAAAAGTGCCCTAGATATAAAGAATGAAAATGATTTAACAATTTGA
- a CDS encoding glycerate kinase yields MKIVIAPDLDKGSLSSIRVANTMKQGISEIYPHANISLKPMADGGEGTVDTILFPTQEIK; encoded by the coding sequence ATGAAAATAGTTATTGCACCAGATTTAGATAAAGGAAGTCTTTCATCTATTCGTGTGGCAAACACAATGAAACAAGGAATAAGTGAGATTTACCCTCACGCTAATATTAGCTTAAAACCGATGGCAGATGGTGGGGAAGGAACAGTTGATACAATTTTATTTCCAACTCAGGAAATAAAGTGA
- a CDS encoding glycerate kinase yields the protein MGPLDEPIQTYYAIDDSAVLECANIAGLTHVPLRLKNITTYGLGEVMKRPLVR from the coding sequence ATGGGGCCATTAGACGAGCCGATCCAAACGTATTATGCAATTGACGATTCCGCTGTTTTGGAATGTGCAAATATTGCCGGTTTAACCCATGTACCACTCCGCCTTAAAAACATAACTACATATGGACTTGGCGAAGTAATGAAACGCCCGTTAGTTAGATAA
- a CDS encoding GntP family permease: protein MTGFGLISLIILAVLFIVFSTAKLKVHPFLSLMFAAFALGLLARLPLATVVESVNLGFGALMGNIGLVIVFGTIIGVILEKSGAALRMAEVILRIVGEKRPQMAMSIIGGIVSIPVFCDSGYVIISSLKKALARKAKVAIASMAIALSTGLFATHTLVPPTPGPIAAAGNIGAEAYLGTIILIGLIVSVPTIIIGYIWAMKVGTKIKVEGEELQTIDYDSIVSEFGKMPSTMKSFAPIVLPIVLIGISSFTIFADWKGMLADIFIFLGTPVVALFIGVLFALLLLPQYNEQTLSDWIGQALKEAAPILLITGAGGAFGKVISTTPIAEYIQSLGENTLLTGALFLIIPFLIAAALKSAQGSSTAALVITSTLIAPLLPQLEIVGSIPLALVVMAIGAGAMVVSHVNDSYFWVVKEFSGMSVTQAYKAQTAATLLQGIVAFLTTLLLWVILV from the coding sequence TTGACAGGATTTGGTCTTATTAGTTTAATCATTTTAGCTGTGCTGTTTATTGTGTTTTCAACAGCAAAACTAAAGGTGCATCCATTTTTATCATTGATGTTTGCAGCATTTGCTTTAGGTTTGTTAGCAAGATTACCACTTGCCACAGTTGTTGAATCTGTCAATCTTGGTTTTGGGGCATTAATGGGGAATATTGGTCTTGTCATTGTCTTTGGAACGATTATTGGCGTGATCTTAGAAAAATCTGGTGCAGCACTTCGTATGGCAGAAGTCATTTTACGCATCGTTGGCGAAAAACGGCCACAGATGGCGATGAGTATTATTGGTGGGATTGTAAGTATACCTGTCTTTTGCGATTCAGGTTATGTAATTATTTCTTCATTAAAAAAAGCATTAGCACGTAAAGCCAAAGTTGCGATTGCATCAATGGCGATTGCATTATCTACCGGGTTATTCGCTACTCATACACTCGTGCCACCAACTCCAGGACCGATTGCTGCTGCTGGCAATATTGGGGCAGAAGCCTATCTAGGTACGATTATTTTAATCGGTTTAATTGTTTCGGTTCCAACGATCATTATCGGTTATATATGGGCTATGAAAGTGGGAACAAAAATTAAAGTGGAAGGAGAAGAATTACAAACAATAGATTATGATTCAATTGTGAGTGAATTTGGAAAAATGCCTTCTACAATGAAATCTTTCGCCCCCATCGTTTTGCCTATTGTCCTTATTGGGATTAGTTCTTTTACTATATTTGCAGATTGGAAAGGTATGTTAGCTGATATCTTCATCTTTTTAGGAACTCCGGTTGTTGCATTATTTATTGGTGTATTATTTGCATTACTTTTACTACCTCAGTATAATGAACAAACATTAAGTGATTGGATTGGGCAAGCGTTAAAAGAAGCTGCACCAATATTACTTATTACCGGTGCTGGAGGAGCATTCGGAAAAGTAATTAGTACAACACCTATTGCTGAATATATTCAAAGTTTAGGAGAAAATACCCTGTTAACCGGTGCCTTGTTTCTAATTATTCCATTCCTTATTGCTGCAGCTTTAAAATCAGCACAGGGTTCATCAACAGCAGCCTTAGTTATTACATCTACATTAATCGCTCCACTTCTTCCTCAGCTAGAAATTGTCGGTTCAATACCACTAGCGCTTGTTGTAATGGCCATTGGTGCAGGAGCAATGGTTGTCTCTCATGTAAATGATAGTTATTTTTGGGTAGTAAAAGAATTTAGCGGGATGTCCGTTACACAAGCATATAAAGCTCAAACAGCAGCTACATTATTACAAGGGATTGTTGCATTTTTAACTACATTATTATTGTGGGTTATCTTGGTCTAA
- a CDS encoding KamA family radical SAM protein: protein MKVKFYTSIDQVEQLPQDDKERVKPVAENFVFRANDYYLSLIDWNNPDDPIRKIIIPSESELDEYGQWDASDEAANYVVPGCQHKYKTTALLVVSEICGAYCRFCFRKRLFNNDHEEVHMNPQPGINYIGQHPEINNVLLTGGDSLMLSTKRLRNIITQLREIDHVKIIRLGSKLPVFQPMRIYEDEALLDLIRTYSTPEKRIYIMTHINHPNEITTESKKAISALIEAGAIVLNQTPVLRGINDDPNVLAELLDKLSWAGVHPYYFFINRPVAGNHDFVLPLKEVYEIVEAAKARTSGLGKRVRLAMSHSSGKIEILAVKNGKAYLKYHQAKYGNYGELMILDCPDDASWFDDLPGNEKYWKQLEKVEY from the coding sequence ATGAAGGTAAAATTTTACACGTCGATTGATCAAGTAGAACAACTTCCGCAAGATGATAAGGAAAGAGTGAAACCGGTAGCAGAAAATTTTGTATTTCGGGCTAACGACTATTATCTTAGTCTAATTGATTGGAATAATCCTGATGATCCGATTCGAAAAATTATTATCCCGAGTGAAAGTGAACTGGATGAGTACGGTCAATGGGATGCAAGTGATGAGGCAGCAAATTATGTTGTTCCAGGTTGCCAACATAAATATAAAACAACAGCATTACTTGTTGTATCTGAGATTTGTGGTGCATATTGTCGCTTTTGTTTTCGAAAGCGGTTATTTAATAACGACCATGAGGAAGTACACATGAATCCCCAACCAGGAATAAACTACATCGGCCAACATCCAGAAATTAATAATGTGCTCTTAACTGGTGGAGATTCTCTAATGCTTTCAACAAAACGCCTCAGAAACATCATTACACAACTAAGGGAAATTGATCATGTAAAAATTATTCGGTTGGGATCGAAACTACCAGTCTTTCAACCAATGCGCATTTATGAAGATGAAGCACTACTAGACTTAATTCGAACATATTCAACACCGGAGAAGAGAATTTATATTATGACTCATATTAATCACCCGAATGAAATTACTACTGAATCGAAAAAAGCAATATCCGCATTAATCGAGGCCGGTGCTATCGTGTTGAACCAAACCCCAGTATTAAGAGGAATTAACGATGATCCGAATGTACTTGCTGAACTATTAGACAAGCTGTCCTGGGCTGGAGTTCATCCATATTACTTTTTCATTAATCGTCCTGTTGCAGGAAATCATGATTTTGTTCTTCCATTAAAAGAGGTATATGAAATTGTAGAGGCAGCAAAGGCACGAACATCAGGACTTGGCAAGCGGGTTCGTCTAGCGATGAGCCATAGTTCAGGAAAGATTGAAATATTGGCGGTAAAAAATGGGAAGGCTTATTTGAAATACCATCAAGCAAAATATGGGAATTACGGGGAACTCATGATTTTAGATTGTCCAGACGATGCAAGTTGGTTTGATGACTTACCGGGAAATGAAAAGTATTGGAAGCAACTAGAAAAGGTTGAATATTAA
- a CDS encoding DUF4179 domain-containing protein — protein MFEKEEKELMKSKTHYHDIQIPDEIDTYIYSGIEHGKRTKRRIHHTKLSTFTIAALLFLSIISIRVSPVFASLVSQVPGMERIIQFIQGDKGLERAVQNDFLQVVNKSVSHQGITFTINEVIADESQMIFFYSLESDESLTSIRLDDVKIVNEKGESLEGTLSYSPHAGIKKGKVVHGKMEVGMHDDVKKLPKTVTIQAKIEMEPNKKESSNQKWELTFPIDQEKFYGNIKTFELNKSVQIEGQTITFKNVTVYPTRVALHVLFDPNNPKQIFAFDDLTIVDEKGEKWASIQDGITAEHISRNEQILFIQSNYFTKPKELFIRFTTLRALDKNQLDVAVDLNKKKIIKGPSEGLTLQNVSRNKEMTTVEFLIESKEKRDVNHYYQIFDHEYRDETGATYEWNELGSSSGESELEFTQIGDLTFPAESNQLLLKIIDYPTRVKGNVKVKIK, from the coding sequence ATGTTTGAAAAAGAAGAAAAGGAGCTTATGAAGAGTAAGACACATTATCATGATATCCAGATACCTGATGAGATTGATACGTATATTTATTCTGGTATCGAACATGGAAAGCGAACGAAAAGAAGAATCCATCATACAAAGCTTAGCACATTTACAATAGCAGCCCTTCTTTTTCTATCGATTATATCTATTCGCGTGTCTCCAGTTTTTGCATCACTTGTTAGTCAAGTTCCTGGAATGGAAAGAATTATACAATTTATTCAAGGAGATAAAGGACTGGAACGAGCGGTACAAAATGATTTTCTTCAAGTTGTTAATAAATCAGTAAGTCATCAAGGAATTACGTTTACGATTAATGAGGTAATTGCTGATGAATCGCAAATGATTTTCTTTTATTCATTAGAAAGTGACGAGAGCTTAACATCCATTCGATTAGATGATGTGAAAATAGTGAATGAAAAAGGTGAATCGTTGGAAGGAACATTGAGTTATTCACCACATGCCGGGATTAAAAAAGGTAAAGTAGTTCACGGGAAAATGGAAGTTGGTATGCATGATGATGTGAAAAAATTACCAAAGACAGTGACAATTCAAGCAAAGATCGAAATGGAACCGAATAAAAAGGAATCGTCTAATCAAAAGTGGGAATTAACATTTCCAATTGATCAAGAGAAATTTTATGGGAATATTAAGACATTTGAACTTAATAAGTCGGTGCAAATAGAGGGGCAAACGATTACTTTTAAAAATGTTACCGTTTATCCGACGAGAGTTGCTTTACATGTGTTGTTTGACCCAAATAATCCAAAACAGATTTTTGCCTTTGATGATTTGACAATTGTAGATGAAAAAGGTGAAAAGTGGGCTAGTATTCAAGATGGGATTACAGCTGAACATATAAGTAGAAATGAACAAATTTTATTTATTCAAAGTAACTATTTTACCAAGCCGAAAGAACTGTTTATCCGGTTCACAACTTTACGTGCATTAGACAAAAACCAATTGGATGTTGCTGTTGATTTAAATAAGAAGAAAATTATCAAAGGTCCAAGTGAAGGGTTGACGCTACAAAATGTATCAAGAAATAAAGAAATGACGACTGTTGAATTTTTAATAGAAAGTAAAGAGAAGCGGGATGTCAATCATTATTATCAAATATTTGACCATGAATACAGGGATGAAACTGGAGCAACGTATGAGTGGAATGAGCTAGGTAGTTCCTCGGGTGAATCAGAACTTGAATTTACTCAAATAGGGGATTTAACGTTCCCGGCAGAAAGCAATCAACTATTGTTGAAAATAATTGATTATCCGACAAGAGTTAAAGGCAATGTTAAAGTTAAGATAAAATAG
- a CDS encoding sigma-70 family RNA polymerase sigma factor, protein MDVKTFKNAQKGDEAAFFQIMSQQKKQLYRVAYSYLKNEQDALEAIQEVTFRAYKNIKKVKEPKFFATWITRIMINYCVDELKRDSRLLLQEYENNNSVIEDHDNRIHVQEALQQLEPRYQEIIILKYYQDLTIEQIAESVGRPIGTVKTWLNKALIFLRGELKKGGDFHV, encoded by the coding sequence ATGGATGTGAAAACATTTAAAAACGCACAAAAAGGAGATGAGGCGGCTTTTTTTCAAATTATGAGTCAACAGAAAAAACAACTATACCGAGTGGCCTATTCCTATTTAAAAAACGAACAAGATGCATTGGAAGCAATCCAAGAGGTGACCTTTCGTGCCTATAAAAATATAAAAAAAGTAAAAGAACCTAAATTTTTTGCCACGTGGATAACGAGGATTATGATTAACTATTGTGTCGATGAACTGAAAAGAGATTCGCGACTTCTTCTTCAAGAATACGAGAACAATAACAGTGTGATTGAGGACCATGATAATCGAATTCATGTTCAAGAAGCACTTCAACAATTAGAACCGAGATATCAAGAAATTATTATTCTCAAATATTATCAAGATTTAACGATCGAGCAAATTGCGGAAAGTGTAGGAAGACCTATCGGAACAGTGAAGACATGGCTAAATAAAGCATTGATATTTTTGCGTGGGGAATTGAAAAAAGGTGGTGATTTTCATGTTTGA
- a CDS encoding sensor domain-containing diguanylate cyclase, giving the protein MKFNSLGKLGNRLLYSLIFSAVVIIAFTIIGIVGIRLSLNENIKGQRALDRIDNSANLFYKAIIDQETGQRGYDLTADYKFLEPYQQGKEVFLNTLTKLKNQRKDYPDLTDEIDELIEKGKYWHEQYGAPYVEMMLRGEEPSISLLNEEKNALDDFRRTFIIFTEQIEKERTIVRNTMNKRINMTLASLVFIIIGTMLVNLLINLKVLKSIIKPIIDLGASVNAYAKHDFTHKIPHYQQKDELAELINKVDMMKSELSNSIRTLELKANIDGLTGLYNRRYFNDFLQKHWELCKEHGECISLILFDIDYFKKYNDTYGHLAGDDCLKMISNQVQRYNENKHHLVARYGGEEFCILLLEQSKQEALAIAEEVRQSILNLNIPHETSKVNDYVTVSVGVSTIVPTKEMEYEQLILLTDKALYHSKGNGRNRVTQLLNAYHFV; this is encoded by the coding sequence ATGAAATTTAACTCACTTGGAAAGCTTGGTAATAGATTACTATACTCCTTAATATTCTCTGCCGTAGTTATAATAGCGTTTACCATTATTGGTATCGTGGGAATACGTTTATCTCTAAATGAAAATATAAAAGGACAGCGGGCTTTGGATCGCATTGATAATTCAGCGAACTTGTTTTATAAAGCAATTATTGATCAAGAGACAGGGCAACGTGGCTATGATTTAACAGCGGATTACAAATTTTTAGAACCCTATCAGCAAGGTAAAGAGGTTTTTTTGAATACGTTAACTAAATTAAAAAATCAAAGGAAAGACTATCCAGATTTAACGGATGAAATCGATGAGTTAATTGAAAAAGGAAAATATTGGCATGAACAATATGGTGCTCCGTATGTAGAAATGATGTTGAGGGGAGAAGAACCTAGCATTTCTTTGTTAAATGAGGAAAAGAATGCACTCGATGACTTCCGTAGAACGTTTATAATATTTACCGAACAAATTGAAAAAGAACGAACGATTGTACGGAATACGATGAATAAAAGAATTAACATGACTTTAGCTAGTTTAGTTTTTATTATTATTGGAACGATGTTAGTAAATTTACTTATTAATTTAAAAGTTCTTAAGTCCATTATTAAACCAATTATTGATTTAGGTGCTTCTGTAAACGCGTATGCGAAACATGACTTTACTCATAAAATTCCACATTATCAGCAAAAAGATGAATTAGCTGAATTAATTAACAAAGTCGATATGATGAAATCGGAACTGTCGAATAGTATAAGAACTTTAGAATTGAAAGCAAATATTGATGGTTTAACAGGTTTATACAATCGCCGTTACTTTAATGATTTTTTGCAAAAACATTGGGAACTTTGTAAAGAACATGGAGAGTGTATTTCTCTTATTTTATTTGATATTGATTATTTTAAAAAATACAATGATACTTATGGCCACTTAGCTGGTGATGATTGTTTGAAAATGATTTCGAACCAAGTTCAGCGATATAACGAAAATAAGCATCATCTTGTAGCAAGATATGGAGGAGAAGAATTTTGTATTTTACTCCTTGAACAATCAAAACAAGAAGCACTCGCGATTGCTGAAGAGGTAAGACAGAGCATCCTTAATTTGAACATCCCACATGAAACATCAAAAGTAAATGATTATGTTACGGTTAGTGTAGGTGTTAGTACCATTGTACCCACGAAAGAAATGGAGTATGAACAACTCATTCTATTAACGGACAAAGCATTGTACCACTCAAAGGGCAATGGACGGAATCGAGTTACTCAGTTATTAAATGCATATCATTTTGTGTAA